One genomic segment of Hordeum vulgare subsp. vulgare chromosome 2H, MorexV3_pseudomolecules_assembly, whole genome shotgun sequence includes these proteins:
- the LOC123429940 gene encoding WAT1-related protein At5g64700-like has translation MGNGKVYATIVLIRLIYAGMHIFTKAAFEEGTSTTVFVFYRHAVAAIFLAPFAFFLEIRQGSAPPLTFRLSVKIFVHAFYGMAGTINLYSIGLNYASATSSSAIFNIVPVVAFILAVMFRMETLKLKSVHGMAKASGILLCIGGVVALALYQGPQLKSFNHHPLLHSSSTAVHARPEKNWALGIFLMTASVVIWSLWTVKQGPLLLEYPSKLLNTTLQCTFASVQSFVIALIMERDFSRWKLAGGMSLFAVLFTGIVVAAISYYLQIWVIEKKGPVFLSMSMPLSLVFTMVIASFLLGEDVGLGSIIGGALLVAGLYAVLWGKGREERGAAVDAALPQRRADETKGSEIVPDSDATAKV, from the exons ATGGGCAACGGCAAGGTGTACGCGACGATAGTGCTCATCAGGCTGATATACGCTGGCATGCACATATTCACCAAGGCGGCGTTCGAGGAGGGCACCAGCACCACCGTCTTCGTCTTCTACCGCCAcgccgtcgccgccatcttctTGGCGCCTTTCGCCTTCTTCCTCGAGATTAG GCAGGGGTCGGCTCCACCGCTGACGTTTAGGCTTTCCGTGAAGATCTTTGTCCACGCCTTCTATGG GATGGCTGGAACCATAAACCTGTATAGCATTGGCTTGAATTATGCTTCAGCAACCTCTTCGTCTGCTATATTCAACATCGTCCCGGTGGTTGCATTCATCTTGGCCGTCATGTTCAG GATGGAGACTCTGAAGTTGAAGAGCGTCCACGGCATGGCCAAAGCCTCGGGGATACTTCTCTGCATCGGAGGCGTGGTCGCGCTGGCGCTGTACCAAGGCCCCCAGCTCAAGTCCTTCAACCACCACCCCCTCCTGCACAGTAGCAGCACGGCCGTGCACGCGCGCCCGGAGAAGAACTGGGCGCTGGGGATCTTCCTCATGACCGCGTCGGTCGTGATATGGTCCCTGTGGACAGTGAAACAG GGGCCCCTGTTGCTGGAGTACCCATCCAAGCTTCTCAACACGACGCTCCAGTGCACCTTCGCGAGCGTCCAGTCGTTCGTCATCGCCCTCATCATGGAGAGGGACTTCTCCCGGTGGAAGCTCGCCGGTGGAATGAGCCTCTTCGCGGTGCTCTTCACG GGTATTGTCGTGGCGGCGATCTCGTACTACCTGCAGATCTGGGTGATCGAGAAGAAAGGCCCGGTGTTCCTGTCCATGTCGATGCCGCTCAGCCTCGTCTTCACCATGGTGATCGCCTCCTTCCTCCTGGGAGAAGACGTGGGCCTGGGAAG CATTATCGGTGGCGCGCTGCTCGTTGCCGGTCTCTATGCCGTGCTCTGGGGCAAGGGAAGGGAGGAGCGAGGGGCGGCGGTGGACGCCGCTCTGCCGCAGAGGAGGGCCGACGAAACAAAGGGGAGCGAGATCGTCCCCGACTCCGACGCGACGGCCAAGGTTTGA